One segment of Aggregicoccus sp. 17bor-14 DNA contains the following:
- a CDS encoding aldo/keto reductase has product MPLNDYVTLGRSGLRVSPFCLGAMTFGEDLGWGSSVADSVRIIDRYLERGGNFIDTANVYTFGHSEKIIGDHLGRYPSRRERVVLATKFYGNLFPGDPNGGGAGRKSLMAACDESLRRLQTDHIDLYWMHAWDRHTPIEETLRALDDLVRAGKVRYVGFSDTPAWKVAQAQLLAQTRGWTPLVGLQIEYSLLQRTVEGELIPMAQELGLGVTPWSPLKSGVLSGKYTRENRTTQKASRGPWVESALNEQTYRVLDVLKKVAGELDVPPAHVALAWVQSRPGVSSTIIGARTQEQLEQNLAALDVRLRPEQLKALDEVSRPALNFPAEFLERAGSFMHGGLTVNGDAAPPSPVGRKLDSPSY; this is encoded by the coding sequence ATGCCGCTCAACGACTACGTCACCCTCGGCCGCTCGGGCCTGCGGGTGAGTCCCTTCTGCCTCGGCGCGATGACCTTCGGCGAGGACCTGGGCTGGGGCAGCAGCGTCGCCGACTCGGTGCGGATCATCGACCGCTACCTCGAGCGCGGCGGCAACTTCATCGACACCGCGAACGTCTACACCTTCGGCCACTCGGAGAAGATCATCGGCGACCACCTGGGCCGCTACCCGAGCCGCCGCGAGCGCGTGGTCCTCGCGACCAAGTTCTACGGCAACCTCTTCCCCGGTGACCCCAACGGCGGCGGCGCGGGCCGCAAGAGCCTGATGGCCGCGTGCGACGAGTCGCTGCGCCGGCTGCAGACGGACCACATCGACCTGTACTGGATGCACGCGTGGGACCGGCACACGCCCATCGAGGAGACGCTGCGCGCGCTGGACGACCTCGTGCGCGCGGGCAAGGTGCGCTACGTGGGCTTCTCGGACACGCCGGCGTGGAAGGTGGCGCAGGCGCAGCTGCTCGCGCAGACGCGCGGCTGGACGCCGCTGGTGGGCCTGCAGATCGAGTACTCGCTGCTGCAGCGCACGGTGGAGGGCGAGCTCATCCCCATGGCGCAGGAGCTGGGCCTGGGCGTGACGCCGTGGAGCCCGCTCAAGAGCGGCGTGCTCAGCGGCAAGTACACGCGCGAGAACCGCACCACCCAGAAGGCGAGCCGCGGCCCCTGGGTGGAGAGCGCGCTCAACGAGCAGACCTACCGCGTGCTGGACGTGCTCAAGAAGGTGGCGGGCGAACTGGACGTGCCCCCGGCGCACGTGGCGCTCGCGTGGGTGCAGAGCCGCCCCGGCGTCTCCTCCACCATCATCGGCGCGCGCACGCAGGAGCAGCTCGAGCAGAACCTCGCGGCGCTCGACGTCCGGCTGCGCCCCGAGCAGCTGAAGGCGCTCGACGAGGTGAGCCGCCCCGCGCTCAACTTCCCCGCCGAGTTCCTCGAGCGCGCCGGCAGCTTCATGCACGGCGGCCTCACGGTGAACGGCGACGCGGCGCCCCCCTCCCCCGTGGGCCGCAAGCTGGACAGCCCCAGCTACTGA